A window of Streptomyces sp. NBC_01224 genomic DNA:
ACGTCCTCGGCGATCACACCGCCCTGGACGTTGACCGCGTCCGGCACGAGCTCACCGGCGAGGGCGAGGCGCACGGACTTGGCGACCGCGATGCCCGCCTTCTCCTGCGCCTCGTCGGTGGAGGCGCCGAGGTGCGGGGTGCAGACGACCTGGTCGAACTCGAACAGCGGGGAGTCCGTGCAGGGCTCCTTCGTGTACACGTCGAGACCGGCGCCGGCGACCCGGCCCTCCTTGAGGGCGGAGGCGAGCGCCTCTTCGTCGACGATGCCACCGCGCGCGGCGTTGACGATACGCACCGAGGGCTTCACCTTGTGCAGCGCCTCGTCGCCGATCAGGCCCAGCGTCTCGGGGGTCTTGGGCAGGTGCACGGTGATGAAGTCGGCGACCTCGAGCAGCTCGTCCAGCGTAAGGAGCTTGACGCCCATCTGAGCGGCACGCGCGGGCTGCACATAGGGGTCGTACGCGACGATCTTCATGCCGAAGGCCGACATGCGCTGAGCGACCAGGACACCGATGCGGCCGAGGCCGACGACGCCGAGAATCTTCTCGCTCAGCTCGACGCCGGTGTACTTGGAGCGCTTCCACTCGCCGTTCTTGAGGGCGGTGTTCGCCTGCGGGATGTTGCGCGCGGTGGCGACCAGCAGACCGCAGGCCAGCTCGGCGGCGGTCACGATGTTGGAGGTCGGCGCGTTGACGACCATCACGCCGGCCTTGGTGGCGGCGGAGACATCGACGTTGTCCAGACCGACACCCGCGCGGGCGACGACCTTCAGCTTCTTCGCGGCGGCGATGGCCTCGGCGTCGACCTTGGTGGCGGAGCGCACCAGGATGGCGTCGACATCGGCGATCGCGGGGAGGAGCTCGGCGCGGTCCGCGCCGTTGCAGTGCCGGATTTCGAAATCCGGACCCAGGGCGTCAACCGTGGCAGGCGACAGCTCTTCAGCGATGAGTACGACAGGTTTCGAGCTCACGTGAGTCCTCACAAGTCCAGTGCGGACGGCCGTCCCGACGGCCGCAGGCGGTGGAGGGGCTTGCCGCGTGGAAGACGCACGACACTGTGGGCCTGACGCGTGTATGTGTGGAGAAGTCTAGTCATGCGCCAGGACGCACACTGCGCCCCGATGGAAGGATCACCCACACGGGGGTGGACGACTTGTACACACGTACGACGCCGCCTCTTCCAGCGGTGAAGCAGGGGGGAACACCGCGGGGGCGGGTCAGGAGACCCGCCCCCGGGGCGAATGGGTTACGCGTCCTCGTCGTTGACCCAGCTCATGAGCTTGCGCAGCTCACGACCGGTGGTCTCCAGGAGGTGGTCGCTGTCCGCCTTCTTGTACTCGTTGTACTTGGGCAGACCGTTGTGGTACTCGGCCATCCAGTTCTTGGCGAAGGTGCCGTCCTGGATCTCCGCGAGGACCTTCTTCATCTCGGCCTTGGTGGCGTCCGTGATGATCCGCGGGCCGGTGACGTAGTCGCCCCACTCGGCGGTCTCGGAGATGGACCAGCGCATCTTCTCCAGGCCGCCCTCGTACATGAGGTCCACGATGAGCTTCAGCTCGTGCAGGCACTCGAAGTACGCGATCTCCGGCTGGTAACCGGCCTCGGTCAGGGTCTCGAAACCGGCCTTGACCAGGGCGGCGGTACCACCGCAGAGGACGGCCTGCTCACCGAACAGGTCGGTCTCGGTCTCCTCGGTGAAGGTCGTCTTGATGACGCCGGCGCGGGTGCCGCCGATGCCCTTCGCGTACGACAGGGCGAGCGCCAGGCCGTTGCCCGAGGCGTCCTGCTCGACGGCCACGATGCACGGAACGCCGCGGCCCTCCTCGTACTGACGGCGGACCAGGTGGCCCGGGCCCTTCGGGGCGACCATGCAGACGTCGACATTGGCCGGCGGCTTGATGAAGTCGAAGCGGATGTTCAGGCCGTGGCCGAAGAACAGCGCGTCGCCGTCCTTGAGGTTGTCCTTGATGGACTCCTCGTAGACCTGGGCCTGGATCGGGTCCGGGACGAGGATCATGATGACGTCGGCCTCGGCGGCGGCCTCGGACGGGGTCACCACGCGCAGGCCCTGCTCCTCGGCCTTGGCCTTGGACTTGGAGCCCTCGTGCAGACCGACACGGACGTCGACACCCGAGTCGCGCAGCGACAGCGCGTGGGCGTGGCCCTGGCTGCCGTAGCCGATGACCGCGACCTTGCGGCCCTGGATGATGGACAGGTCGGCATCGTCGTCGTAGAACAGCTCGGCCACTGGGTCTCTCCTTGGTGTGCAGGTGTTGCGTCCCACCGTACGGCGGGGTGCGTCAGATACGTTTTCGGGTCTCGCCATACGAGCGGCGAAGTGGCGGTGCCTAGGCCGAACGGTCGAGGGCGCGCAGCGAACGGTCGGTGATCGAGCGCGCGCCGCGCCCTATGGCGATGGTGCCGGACTGGACCAGCTCCTTGATGCCGTACTGCTCCAGCATCTTGAGCATGGCCTCCAGCTTGTCGGCGCCGCCGGTCGCCTCGATCGTGACGGCCTCCGGGGAGACGTCCACGGTCTTGGCACGGAACAGCTGGACGATCTCGACGATCTGGGAGCGGGTCTCGTTGTCGGCGCGGACCTTCACCAGGACGAGCTCACGCTGGATCGCAGCGGACGGCTCAAGTTCGACGATCTTCAGGACGTTCACCAGCTTGTTGAGCTGTTTGGTCACCTGCTCGAGAGGCAGGTCCTCGACATTGACGACGATGGTGATGCGCGAGATGTCGGGGTGTTCGGTGGTACCGACCGCGAGCGAGTCGATGTTGAAGCCGCGGCGGGAGAACAGTGCGGTGATCCGGGCGAGGACACCGGGCTTGTTCTCGACCAGGACGGAGAGCGTGTGCTTGGTGGACATGGAGTCGGTCTCTCTCTGTCTCTCAGTCGTCTTCGTTGTCGCCGAAGTCGGGGCGGACCCCGCGGGCGGCCATGACCTCGTCGTTGGAGGTGCCGGCGGCGACCATCGGCCACACCATGGCGTCCTCATGGACGATGAAGTCGATCACGACGGGGCGGTCGTTGATGGAATTGGCCTCTTCGATGACCTTGTCCAGGTCGGCCGGGTCCTCGCAGCGGATCGCGTGGCAGCCCATGGCCTCGGACAGCTTGACGAAGTCCGGGACGCGGGTGCCCTTCGCCGGGACGCCCTCGGTGTCGGCGCCGGAGTGCAGCACGGTGTTGGAGTACCGCTGGTTGTAGAACAGGGTCTGCCACTGGCGGACCATCCCGAGCGCCCCGTTGTTGATGATGGCGACCTTGATCGGGATGTTGTTGAGCGCGCAGGTGGTGAGTTCCTGGTTGGTCATCTGGAAGCAACCGTCGCCGTCGATCGCCCAGACCGTACGGTCCGGCATGCCGGCCTTGGCACCCATCGCGGCCGGGACCGCGTAACCCATCGTTCCGGCGCCGCCGGAGTTCAGCCAGGTGGCGGGCTGCTCGTACTGGATGAAGTGCGAGGCCCACATCTGGTGCTGGCCGACGCCCGCCGCGAAGATCGTGCCCTCGGGGGCGAGCTGACCGATGCGCTGGATGACCTGCTGCGGCGAGAGGCTGCCGTCCTCGGGCAGGTCGTAGCCGAGCGGGTAGGTGTCACGCCAGCGGTTGAGGTCCTTCCACCAGGCGTCGTAGTCACCGACGTGACCTTCGGTGTGCTCCGCCTGGACGGCCCGGACCAGGTCGGCCAGGACCTCGCGGGCATCGCCCACGATCGGGACGTCCGCGGCGCGGTTCTTGCCGATCTCGGCCGGGTCGATGTCGGCGTGGACGATCTTGGCGTACGGGGCGAAGCTGTCCAGCTTGCCGGTGACGCGGTCGTCGAATCGGGCTCCGAGGGCGACGATCAGGTCGGCCTTCTGCAGCGCGGTGACGGCGGTGACCGCACCGTGCATGCCCGGCATTCCGACGTGCAGCGGGTGGCTGTCGGGGAATGCGCCGAGCGCCATCAGTGTGGTGGTGACGGGCGCTCCGGTGAGCTCTGCGAGGACCTTCAGTTCGGCGGTGGCCCCCGCCTTGATGACACCGCCGCCGACGTACAGCACCGGGCGCTTGGCCTGAGTGATCAGCTTGGCGGCTTCGCGGATCTGCTTGGCGTGCGGCTTGGTGACCGGGCGGTAGCCGGGCAGGTCCTGGGTGGGCGGCCAGCTGAACGTGGTCTGCGCCTGCAGGGCGTCCTTGGCGATGTCGACGAGGACGGGGCCCGGACGGCCGGTGGAGGCGATGTGGAAGGCCTCGGCGATGGTGTGCGGGATGTCCTCGGCCTTGGTGACCAGGAAGTTGTGCTTGGTGACCGGCATCGTGATGCCGCAGATGTCGGCTTCCTGGAAGGCATCCGTGCCGATGGCCTTCGAGGCCACCTGGCCGGTGATCGCGACCAGCGGGACGGAGTCCATGTGGGCGTCGGCGATCGGCGTGACCAGGTTGGTGGCGCCGGGGCCGGAGGTGGCCATGCAGACGCCGACCTTGCCGGTGGCCTGTGCGTAGCCGGTGGCGGCGTGTCCGGCGCCCTGCTCGTGACGGACCAGCACATGACGGACCCGGGTGGAGTCCATCATCGGGTCGTACGCCGGAAGGATGGCACCGCCGGGAATGCCGAATACCGTGTCGGCCCCCACCTCCTCGAGAGACCGGATGAGGGACTGCGCGCCCGTGACGTGCTCAACGGTGGCGGCGGACGATCCGCCGTTACGGGCCCGCGGCTGGGGATGGTGGGCCCCGGTGGCCTGCTCGGTCATCGCATTCTCTTCTCGAAGCTGAGGGTTTTTGCGGGTGTTTTACGAGGGTTTGCCTGGTCTTAGTGCAACAAAAAACCCCTCGTGCCGTGAGGCAAGCGAGGGGAGCGCGTCGGTGTGGTCCGCAGAGTGTCAGTGAGGGACTCCGCTTCAGCCGACGCGCTTTCCAAGTACGAGAATTCGGGTGCGCATGGCATTGACCCTCTCTCCGACGCATACAGCGTGTCAAGTGGGTGGGACGGGCGTCTCAACATGTGAGCCACTGAGGAGTGGGATCGAGCCGCCGGCCAGGACCGGCTGGGCAGTGGCACTGCCGGGCACCGGGAACTCACCGCGGGCCAGGGCACGGCGCAGCCGGTACTCGTCGAGCGGCCCGGAGAAGGCCATTCCCTGGCCGTGCGTACAGCCCATGGCGCGCAGCGCGAGGACCTGCTCCGGTACGTCGACACCATCGGCCACGGACTGCATGCCGAGGTCGCAGGCGATGCGCAGGAGGCCGCTGGTGATCTTGTGCAGCCGGGCGGATTCAACGACACCCTCGACGAGACCGCGGTCCAGTTTCAGTACGTCGATGGGGAGCCGGCGCAGAGCGTTGATCGCGGCGTATCCGCTGCCGAAGCCGTCGAGCGCGATGCGGACACCGAGCCGACGCAGCGCGACGAGACGCTGTTCGAGTTCGTCGAAGGAGATCCGGGGGTCGCTGTCGGCGACCTCGATCATCAGGGCGCCGGAGGGCAGGCTGTGCCGGGTGAGCAGCGCCTCGACGGAGCCGAACGGCATCCCCTTGTCGAGGAGCCTGCGGGCGGAGAGCCGCACTGCGACGGAGACCGGATGGCCGGCCCTGGCCCGGTCGGCGGCCTGCTCGACGGCCTCTTCGAGGAGCCAGCGGCCGAGTTCGGCGGTGCGGTCGCCGTCCTCGGCGACGCGAAGGAATTCGGCCGGGGTGAACAGGATGCCCTGGGCGGAGCGCCAGCGGGCCTGGGCGGCGACGGCGGCGACGGTGCCGCTGGCGAGATGCACCACGGGCTGGTGGAGCAGGGCGAACTCGCCGTCGCGCAGAGCGGTGCGCAGCCGGGCAGCCAGCTCGGAGCGGCGCACGACTTCGGCCTGCATCTGCGGGGCGTACAGCTCGACGCGGTTCTTGCCGCCCGCCTTGGCGCGGTACATGGCGAGGTCGGCGTTGCGCATGAGGTCGCTCGGAGAGATACCGGGCTCGGCGAAGGCGACCCCGATGGACGCTGCGACCCGGACCTCGCCGGTGCCGATGCGGTACGGCTGGGAAAGGGTGAGGCGCAGCCGGTCGGCGATCTCGTGGACCTGGCATTCCCGGGCGGACTGGTCGCGGATGCCGTCGCCGAGGATGATGGCCGCGAATTCGTCACCGCCGAGGCGGGCCGCGGTGTCGCCGGCCCGTACGGATTCATGGAGGCGGCGGGCGGCCTGGATGAGGAGCTCGTCGCCCGCCTGGTGGCCGAGGCGGTCATTGACCGCCTTGAAGCCGTCGAGGTCGATGAAGAGCACGGCGGTGCCGGGGTCGCCGGAGCGGCGGCCGCCGAGGGCCTGGCGCACCCGCTCGGTGAACAGGGCGCGGTTGGGCAGGTCGGTGAGCGGGTCGTGCTCGGCGTTGTGCTGCAACTGGGCCTGCAGCCGCACCCGTTCGGTCACATCGCGGCTGTTGAGGATCAGCCCGCCCTGGTGGCGGTTGACCGTGGATTCGACATTGAGCCAGTCGCCCGTACCGGATCTGAAACGGCACTCGATCCGGGTGGTGGGCTCCTCCCCCGGAGAGGCGGCGAGGAACCGGCGCACCTCGTGGACCACCCGCCCCAGGTCCTCGGGGTGGATGATCGAGGCGAGCTCGGCGCCGACAAGGTCGTCGGCATCGCGCCCGTACACCCCCGCGGCAGCGGGGCTGACGTAGCGCAGGACGCCGGTGGGGGCGGCGATCATGATGACATCGCTGGAGCCCTGCACCAGGGAGCGGAAGTGGTTCTCCTTCTGTGCCAGCTCCTGGGTGAGAGCAATGTTGTCGACGAGCATGATGCCCTGCCGGACGACCAGGGCGAGCACCACCGTGCAGCCGGTGAAGACCACGACGCGGTCCACCCGGCGGCCCTCGGTGACGTTGTAGAGAATGCCGAGAGTGCAGACGGCGGCGGCGAGATACGGCGTCAGCGCGGCCAGCGATCCCGCGATGGGCCGGCTGGTGGAGCGCGGCGCACCCCGTGGCGGGAAGGCGTTGTCCGTTGCGCTGTTCGCGCCCCAGGGTGCGTACGCGAGGAGCAGGGAACCGGCGAACCAGCCCGCGTCCAGCAACTGGCCGGAGTGGTAGGTCTGGCGCAGCAGCGGGGAGGTGAACAGGGCGTCGGACAGGACCGTCAGGGCGAGTGCGGCAACGGCGGTGTTCACTGCGGAGCGGTTGACGTTGGACCGCCGGAAGTGCAGGGCCAGCACCATGGAGACAAGCACGATGTCGAGCAGCGGATAGGCGAGCGCGAGCGCCGCGCGGGCCACGCTCGCGCCCTCGGCATCCACGAGATGCGCGGTATGGGCGAGGGCGAGGCTCCAGGAGAGCGTGAGGAGCGATCCGCCGATCAGCCAGGAGTCCAACGCGAGACAGAACCATCCGGCCCGGGTGACGGGGCGTTTGGCGAGGACGAGCAGCCCGACGATGGCGGGTGGCGCGAAGCAGAGGTAGAAGACATCGGCGAGGGAGGGGCTGGGCACCGAGCGCCCGAGCACGACCTCGTACCAGCCCCAGACCGCATTGCCCCCTGCGGCCATGAGCGAGGAGAGCGCGAACAGCAGCCAGGCGGGCCGGAACCGGTCGCCGCCGGTCCGCGCGTAGAGGAAGCAGGAGACGGCCGCGACCAGCGCGGCGGCGCTGAGGCCGAAATCCCCCATAATGAGCGCCAGTTCCGAAGAACCCCAGCCGAGGGCCGCCCCCACCGCGTAACCGCCGCAGACGAGGCCGACCAGGACCTGCAGGACCAGGGCGGATGCGCCGCCGACGGTGGACCGCCGGGAGAGGAACGCCCCGAGGGCGCCGGCCGGCGCGCTCACCGGGGCGCGCCCGACGCCGCCGGGTGTGCACGCACCCAGCGCCCGGCTGGGGTCTGTTCCGGATTTCCCGTCTGCGCCGCGACGCCCGGCACGCACTCCCCCGAGCTCTCGGTCTCGCTCGGGCAGGGAGGGCCCCCTTGCCGCGTTCTCGGGCTCGTCCAGGAGCGTCCGGTACGAGGACGGCCCTCCGCCCGGCGATCGCACGCACCGGACGCCGCGTCGCCCGCCCTGCGGGCGGGCGGCGGGAAATCCGGAACAGGCCCCAGCCGCCGTCGGCTGCCCTGCGGTGCCGGATCGTTCGCCCATCGGCCGTACATCGCCCGTCGCCCCCTCGCGTGTTGCGTCCTCCCCGGCGCAGTCCCTTCCTCGGCTCAGCGCCCCTTTCGGGACGATACACCAGACCGGTCACTCAGGGACATAGGTTATCTACTCTCCGTGACGATCAGAGGAGTTGCCGGAACGGTACGCAGTCGTACGGACCCGCAGCGTGGTCAACCGGTGGTGCGTACGACGTTCTGCACCGGCTCCCCTGCGGCGAAACGGCTCAGCTGTCCGGCCACCAGACGCTTGGCGCGCGGCAGGAATGCCGAGGTGCTGCCGCCCACATGAGGAGTGATCAGGACGTTCGGAGCATGCCAGAGGGGATGGCCGGCCGGCAGCGGTTCCGGGTCGGTGACATCGAGGGCGGCGCGCAGCCGGCCGGACTCGAGTTCGAGCAGCAGCGACTTGGTGTCGACGACGCCGCCCCGTGCGACGTTCACGAGCAGCGCTCCGTCCGGCATCGCGGCGAGGAACTCCGCGCCCACCAGCCCTTGTGTGGACGGGTTCAGCGGGGTGGACAGCACGACGACGTCGGCTTCGGGCAGGAGTGCGGGCAGGTCGTCGAGTGTGTGTACGGGGCCGCGTGCTGTTGTCCGTGCAGAGCGCGCGACGCGCGCCACCCGCGCGCACTCGAAGGGCGCGAGCCGGTCCTCGATGGCGGCCCCGATCGATCCGTACCCCACGATCAGTACGGACTTGTCGGCGAGCGCGGGGTAGAAGCCGGCCCGCCACTCCTCCTTGTCCTGACCGTGGACGAACCCGGGGAAGCCGCGCAGGGAGGCAAGGATCAGCGCGAGAGCGAGTTCCGCGGTCGACGCCTCGTGGACCCCTTTGGCATTGCACAGCCGCACCCCGGCCGGCAGCAGACCGAGCCCTGGCTCGACATGGTCGATGCCCGCGGAGAGCGTCTGCACAATCCGGACCTGTGCCATGCCGGCGAGCGGACGGACCGCGATCTGTGAACCCTTCATGTACGGCACGACATAAAAGGCGCAGTCGGCCGGGTCAGCCGGGTAGTCCTGCGCGCCGTCCCAGAAGTGGTAGTTGAGACCCTTGGGGAGCCCTTCGATCTCGTCGGCGGGAAACGGCATCCATATGTCGGGAGTCTTCGTCGAAGTCATGGTCAGGAGGCTAATCCCCGGGAGGCTGCGCGAGAGGCGGCGGCCGGCAGAGGTTACTTTGGGGTGCGGTGTGGTCCCATGACGGCGGGGCCGAGGTCCTGTCGTCACGGGACCTTAGGGAGGGTTCGGGGAGTTGGAGCGCAGGAGTCTCGGTGCGGCGGCGCTCGCCGTGGGTGCGGTCGGTCTTGGCTGTATGCCGATGAGCTGGGCGTACAGCGCGTCGCAGCAGCGCGGTGACCGTGCGTTGCGTGCCGTGCACGCCGCGCTCGACGCGGGCGTCCAACTGCTCGACACGGCCGACATGTACGGCCCCTTCACCAATGAGCTGCTGGTGGGCCGGGCGCTGAAGGGCCGCAGGTCCGATGCTTTCGTCTCCACCAAGTGCGGGCTGCTGGTGGGCGATCAGCACATCGTCGCCAATGGCCGCCCCGGCTATGTGCGGCGGGCCTGTGACGCCTCGCTGCGGCGGCTGCAGACCGATGTGATCGACCTGTACCAGCTGCACCGAGCCGATCCCGAAGTGCCGGTCGAGGAGACCTGGGGTGCGATGGCGGAGCTGGTGACCGCCGGAAAGGTGCGGGCGCTCGGACTCTGTGCGGTCGGAGCGCGGGCTTCACGCCGGCCGGGTGCCCGGATGTATGACGAAACGATCCGCCAGCTGGAGCGGGTGCAGCAGGTCTTCCCCGTGAGCGCGGTGCAGGCGGAGCTCTCGGTCTGGTCGCCGGAGGCGCTGGAGTCGTTGCTTCCGTGGTGCTCTACGCGGGGTGTGGGGCTGCTGGCGGCGATGCCGCTGGGGAACGGCTATCTGACGGGCACGCTGACCCCGGGACAGGGCTTCGAGCCCGACGATCTGCGGGCCAGGCATCCGCGGTTCACCGCCGAGATGATGGCGGCGAACCAGCCGATGGTGGTCGGACTGCGGCGGATCGCGGAGCGGCACGGGGCGACTGCGGCACAGGTGGCGTTGGCCTGGGTGCTGCGGCAGGGGCCGTATGTGGTGCCGGTGCCGGGGACCAAGCGGGAGCGGTGGGCGGTGGAGAACGCGGGGGCGGCCGGGCTGACGCTGACCGCGCAGGATCTGGTGGAGATCGCCCGGCTGCCCGCGGCGCGGGGGTCGTGGGACTGACCGCCGGCCCCGCATTCATGATCACCGATCGAGAAAATTGGCGGGCATTGGGAACCCGGGGCGGGGCTGCGGTGTAAGAACAGTAGTCGGGTGGCCGTCGAAGGGATCGGTGCTGTGCGCGGTGTTCTGTTCGGATCTGTACGAGGCCTTGCGGGTCGTCGGGGGCGACGTCGAGGCGTGCGTCACGGATCGGTTGCCGTGCTGGCCGCGGGCACGCTGCTGCTGTCCGCGGGGTGTTCCTCGGGGGACGGTTCCGGCAGTGCGGCGGGCGTCGGGCACATGCCCTCGCCGTCCCGCCCCTCCTCCGCCGCCTCGGGCCCGTCGGCCTCCCCGTCCGCGTCGGTGGCCCTGCCACCGGCGAAGGGTTCGGTGGAGGTGGTCTCCACGCTCACCGAGGGCCTCGACTCGCCGTGGGGGCTGGCGGAGCTGCCCGGCGGCGATCTGCTGGTCTCCTCGCGCGACAAGGGCACGATCACCCGGATCGACGGGAAGAGCGGCAAGAAGACCCTGCTGGGCGCCGTGCCCGGGGTATCGCCCGGCGGGGAGGGAGGGCTGCTGGGAATCGCGGTCTCCCCCACGTACGGTTCGGACCATCTGGTGTACGCGTACTTCACGACCGAGTCCGACAACCGCATCGCGCGCATGCAGTACGACGAGAACGGCACGGCGCCCGGCCGGCTGCTGGGTGCGCCGGACACGATTCTGCGGGGCATCCCGAAGGGCTCGATCCACAACGGCGGGCGGATCGCCTTCGGCCCGGATCACATGCTCTACGCGGGCACCGGGGAGACGGGGGACACCGGGCTCGCGCAGGACAAGAAGTCACTGGCCGGCAAGATCCTGCGGATGACCCCGGACGGCCAGCCGCTGCACGGCAATCCGGAGGCCGACTCCGTGGTGTATTCGTACGGACACCGCAATGTGCAGGGGCTGGCCTGGGACGGGCAGAAGCAGCTGTGGGCGTCCGAATTCGGGCAGGAAACCTGGGACGAGCTGAACCGCATCGAGCCGGGTGGGAACTACGGTTGGCCGGAGGTCGAGGGCAAGGCGGGAAAGCCGGGTTTCATCGACCCCGTGGCACAGTGGAAGACGTCCGAGGCGTCCCCGAGCGGGATCGCCTTCGCCAAGGGTTCGATCTGGATGGCGGGCCTGCACGGTGAGCGCCTCTGGAGGATTCCGCTGTCCGGCAAGGAATCTCTGGCGGCCCCGCAATCGTTCCTGAAAGGGAAGTACGGGCGTCTTCGCACGGTGCTCGCCGCGGGCGGCAACAAGCTCTGGCTGGTCACGAGCA
This region includes:
- the ilvN gene encoding acetolactate synthase small subunit, whose amino-acid sequence is MSTKHTLSVLVENKPGVLARITALFSRRGFNIDSLAVGTTEHPDISRITIVVNVEDLPLEQVTKQLNKLVNVLKIVELEPSAAIQRELVLVKVRADNETRSQIVEIVQLFRAKTVDVSPEAVTIEATGGADKLEAMLKMLEQYGIKELVQSGTIAIGRGARSITDRSLRALDRSA
- a CDS encoding acetolactate synthase large subunit — its product is MTEQATGAHHPQPRARNGGSSAATVEHVTGAQSLIRSLEEVGADTVFGIPGGAILPAYDPMMDSTRVRHVLVRHEQGAGHAATGYAQATGKVGVCMATSGPGATNLVTPIADAHMDSVPLVAITGQVASKAIGTDAFQEADICGITMPVTKHNFLVTKAEDIPHTIAEAFHIASTGRPGPVLVDIAKDALQAQTTFSWPPTQDLPGYRPVTKPHAKQIREAAKLITQAKRPVLYVGGGVIKAGATAELKVLAELTGAPVTTTLMALGAFPDSHPLHVGMPGMHGAVTAVTALQKADLIVALGARFDDRVTGKLDSFAPYAKIVHADIDPAEIGKNRAADVPIVGDAREVLADLVRAVQAEHTEGHVGDYDAWWKDLNRWRDTYPLGYDLPEDGSLSPQQVIQRIGQLAPEGTIFAAGVGQHQMWASHFIQYEQPATWLNSGGAGTMGYAVPAAMGAKAGMPDRTVWAIDGDGCFQMTNQELTTCALNNIPIKVAIINNGALGMVRQWQTLFYNQRYSNTVLHSGADTEGVPAKGTRVPDFVKLSEAMGCHAIRCEDPADLDKVIEEANSINDRPVVIDFIVHEDAMVWPMVAAGTSNDEVMAARGVRPDFGDNEDD
- a CDS encoding 2-hydroxyacid dehydrogenase, with amino-acid sequence MTSTKTPDIWMPFPADEIEGLPKGLNYHFWDGAQDYPADPADCAFYVVPYMKGSQIAVRPLAGMAQVRIVQTLSAGIDHVEPGLGLLPAGVRLCNAKGVHEASTAELALALILASLRGFPGFVHGQDKEEWRAGFYPALADKSVLIVGYGSIGAAIEDRLAPFECARVARVARSARTTARGPVHTLDDLPALLPEADVVVLSTPLNPSTQGLVGAEFLAAMPDGALLVNVARGGVVDTKSLLLELESGRLRAALDVTDPEPLPAGHPLWHAPNVLITPHVGGSTSAFLPRAKRLVAGQLSRFAAGEPVQNVVRTTG
- the serA gene encoding phosphoglycerate dehydrogenase; translation: MSSKPVVLIAEELSPATVDALGPDFEIRHCNGADRAELLPAIADVDAILVRSATKVDAEAIAAAKKLKVVARAGVGLDNVDVSAATKAGVMVVNAPTSNIVTAAELACGLLVATARNIPQANTALKNGEWKRSKYTGVELSEKILGVVGLGRIGVLVAQRMSAFGMKIVAYDPYVQPARAAQMGVKLLTLDELLEVADFITVHLPKTPETLGLIGDEALHKVKPSVRIVNAARGGIVDEEALASALKEGRVAGAGLDVYTKEPCTDSPLFEFDQVVCTPHLGASTDEAQEKAGIAVAKSVRLALAGELVPDAVNVQGGVIAEDVRPGLPLAEKLGRIFTALAGEVAVRLDVEVYGEITQHDVKVLELSALKGVFEDVVDETVSYVNAPLFAQERGVEVRLTTSSESPDHRNVVTVRGTLSSGEEVAVSGTLAGPKHLQKIVAVGEYDVDLALADHMVVLRYEDRPGVVGTVGRILGEAGLNIAGMQVSRTDAGGEALVVLTVDDDVPASVLTEISTEIGAASARTVNLTD
- a CDS encoding aldo/keto reductase, producing the protein MGAVGLGCMPMSWAYSASQQRGDRALRAVHAALDAGVQLLDTADMYGPFTNELLVGRALKGRRSDAFVSTKCGLLVGDQHIVANGRPGYVRRACDASLRRLQTDVIDLYQLHRADPEVPVEETWGAMAELVTAGKVRALGLCAVGARASRRPGARMYDETIRQLERVQQVFPVSAVQAELSVWSPEALESLLPWCSTRGVGLLAAMPLGNGYLTGTLTPGQGFEPDDLRARHPRFTAEMMAANQPMVVGLRRIAERHGATAAQVALAWVLRQGPYVVPVPGTKRERWAVENAGAAGLTLTAQDLVEIARLPAARGSWD
- the ilvC gene encoding ketol-acid reductoisomerase — encoded protein: MAELFYDDDADLSIIQGRKVAVIGYGSQGHAHALSLRDSGVDVRVGLHEGSKSKAKAEEQGLRVVTPSEAAAEADVIMILVPDPIQAQVYEESIKDNLKDGDALFFGHGLNIRFDFIKPPANVDVCMVAPKGPGHLVRRQYEEGRGVPCIVAVEQDASGNGLALALSYAKGIGGTRAGVIKTTFTEETETDLFGEQAVLCGGTAALVKAGFETLTEAGYQPEIAYFECLHELKLIVDLMYEGGLEKMRWSISETAEWGDYVTGPRIITDATKAEMKKVLAEIQDGTFAKNWMAEYHNGLPKYNEYKKADSDHLLETTGRELRKLMSWVNDEDA
- a CDS encoding putative bifunctional diguanylate cyclase/phosphodiesterase, producing the protein MSAPAGALGAFLSRRSTVGGASALVLQVLVGLVCGGYAVGAALGWGSSELALIMGDFGLSAAALVAAVSCFLYARTGGDRFRPAWLLFALSSLMAAGGNAVWGWYEVVLGRSVPSPSLADVFYLCFAPPAIVGLLVLAKRPVTRAGWFCLALDSWLIGGSLLTLSWSLALAHTAHLVDAEGASVARAALALAYPLLDIVLVSMVLALHFRRSNVNRSAVNTAVAALALTVLSDALFTSPLLRQTYHSGQLLDAGWFAGSLLLAYAPWGANSATDNAFPPRGAPRSTSRPIAGSLAALTPYLAAAVCTLGILYNVTEGRRVDRVVVFTGCTVVLALVVRQGIMLVDNIALTQELAQKENHFRSLVQGSSDVIMIAAPTGVLRYVSPAAAGVYGRDADDLVGAELASIIHPEDLGRVVHEVRRFLAASPGEEPTTRIECRFRSGTGDWLNVESTVNRHQGGLILNSRDVTERVRLQAQLQHNAEHDPLTDLPNRALFTERVRQALGGRRSGDPGTAVLFIDLDGFKAVNDRLGHQAGDELLIQAARRLHESVRAGDTAARLGGDEFAAIILGDGIRDQSARECQVHEIADRLRLTLSQPYRIGTGEVRVAASIGVAFAEPGISPSDLMRNADLAMYRAKAGGKNRVELYAPQMQAEVVRRSELAARLRTALRDGEFALLHQPVVHLASGTVAAVAAQARWRSAQGILFTPAEFLRVAEDGDRTAELGRWLLEEAVEQAADRARAGHPVSVAVRLSARRLLDKGMPFGSVEALLTRHSLPSGALMIEVADSDPRISFDELEQRLVALRRLGVRIALDGFGSGYAAINALRRLPIDVLKLDRGLVEGVVESARLHKITSGLLRIACDLGMQSVADGVDVPEQVLALRAMGCTHGQGMAFSGPLDEYRLRRALARGEFPVPGSATAQPVLAGGSIPLLSGSHVETPVPPT
- a CDS encoding PQQ-dependent sugar dehydrogenase; the protein is MRHGSVAVLAAGTLLLSAGCSSGDGSGSAAGVGHMPSPSRPSSAASGPSASPSASVALPPAKGSVEVVSTLTEGLDSPWGLAELPGGDLLVSSRDKGTITRIDGKSGKKTLLGAVPGVSPGGEGGLLGIAVSPTYGSDHLVYAYFTTESDNRIARMQYDENGTAPGRLLGAPDTILRGIPKGSIHNGGRIAFGPDHMLYAGTGETGDTGLAQDKKSLAGKILRMTPDGQPLHGNPEADSVVYSYGHRNVQGLAWDGQKQLWASEFGQETWDELNRIEPGGNYGWPEVEGKAGKPGFIDPVAQWKTSEASPSGIAFAKGSIWMAGLHGERLWRIPLSGKESLAAPQSFLKGKYGRLRTVLAAGGNKLWLVTSNTDTRGTPKPGDDRVLVLEVR